The DNA region GGAAAAGTCTTGAAGAGGAATCAAAAACTTAGAAAAGAATATTTGGGAGTTAACCATGTTAAACTTTAATTAGAAGCCTTTCTTGACTTCTGATCTATGTCAAGTAGCATTGAAATTGGATATTTAATCTTTTTTTCTATAACACCTCAATGAAATTACTGTATACACTTTTGTGATTGTATCTTTGACTTTATAACATTTAGAATTAGGTTTATGTATTGTCCAGGTGGATGAGCTACAGGAGTGAATGTGACTCTAAGTAGTGCTTTTCTTCAAGACTCATGTGAAAACTTTCTCCATAGATCGTTGAATTCATCCCCTTCGTTCAAATATATGTTGGTAAGAACTTTTTCATTAATATTATCAATGCGTCAACTATATTAAATTGGTTCTTTTTTAAATAAGCACAGATGAAtacttattttttatctttttaataTCTTATCTAAAACAGAAGGTTTGAAAATGTATAATCATATGGATGGAACTCTTTTACCACCCTTTTTGTGTATTTTTTGTCTATTTGAATGATTATTTTCTCAAATCATGATATCCAAAGGAGCAGGTGGGAACGGCTGAAAACACTTTTGAACGTGTAAGGAAGTCCAATTTATTATGGGGTGGCAAAAAAATAAAGGCTTTTTCCAAGTCTTTTTTTGCCTTTATGTTCTTActtttcagttttattttataaaatccgTTTAGTGATGCTTTGAGTCTCTTTAGTTACATACATTTTTATGCCAATGAaagaaatagaaggaaaatataaaggaaatggaaaagaaaagttaaaatattAGAGAACAGATTCATAAAATTTGATTCCGATCCGTTGATTTGGGCGATATATCAAATTCATATTTTTTCCTCCTTTTCATTccgtgttattattattttcagaTACTCTGAAAAAATATGAAATGCTCGAAAATGGTCTAAGTGAATAGGTGGGTCATTACAACGTAACTTTAGTCCTTGGAAGGAGTAATCCATTTTATGCTCATACATAAAGAtcaatttttcttgatttttttctctttctttacatgtccttttaagaaaaataaaaaaatatagtatgtatatattaTACAAAAATCAAACATCTCTTGCGACTAAAAATCTTAACTGGTGAAAAACtagaaaatttataaaattaataGTGATTAATAAAATCgattaaaacttgaaatttaatctGTTTGGCGTTTGAAAACTAAAATGAACCTTTAACATAGTTTATATTCGGATGTTTGTAAAAGACGCGAAGCGCGGATAAAATTACTAGTTATCATATATATGTTAATTgtcaaatacaataacaaaaaggTATATCCACTGTAGTGCTGAAACCaattaattaagtaaataaaaatattagttCTTGTAATAATAAATAGTGTAGTAATAAAGTTGAATCAACATATGGCAACATCAAGATTACTTTCTAAAGATAATAGTAACTCTTTTCCATTGTGATCATGATTCCGAAAATTTTAATCTCATTCACAATTTCATCTTATCTACTCCACCTCATCAAATGtcttaaaaattaaaagtaaacttaaaaggaaaaaaggataatatttccaagtttgcatatatatatatatgcacggGCATATGCCCGACAGTGTATAGAGATCTCAGAAGTTCAATTTTGTAGAGTTTTAGAGCAAAACAAATTAGAAAGCAACACCCTTTCTCCCCTCCAAGTGCAGACATACATACATTGGTACACTCCTTCATATTCTTTATTTCTCATATAATTTGGCTGAAGGAAAAAAAAGTCTCGGATTTAGCTACCATTGCAGCATAAGTAATATCCTGTTCTGAGTCCTGTTGTGTTCTTTCTGGCATGCAATGTCAACAGGAAATGCTTATGCATCTTCCAGCAAGTGGTAGGTTGTTTCTGCAAAATGGTTTGGATCTTCCACTTGCATCGCTGTTCAAATTCATATAAGATTCAGTTCTAATAGGCACAAATGAGCATTTGACAAATTGTTAGATGCATTAGTTAGCAGTACAATATTACTGAAGGGAAAAAGTATTTGTGTGGAATTTCAAACTGATAACTATTGGTTTcataacaacaatcaaaattCTCATGCTTACTTGTAAGGGCTTTGGTAAGATCAAATTAAGCACTGAAAAAAAGCTACTGAAAGTGGAATCCAATGCCACTAACAAAAGTGTCAAAACCCAAATCATTAACAAAATAATTCTTATTACAGTTTACAAGCAACATATTACTCACTTCTGCAGCTATCCAAGTTGAGAAGAATAATTAAAGCTGGATTTGGTATCGAAATATTATCCAATTATTAACCAAATGCCTTAAAACTGAAGAATAATTGCTCCATCTTTGGTTTCTCTTGCTTCCATGTAAATCTATGATATATAAAGCCTtggaaaataattcaacaatgtAAAGAAAATCTGGACTCTAAGCCTctaacaaataaaaatacaattagaagaaaaaaagagcaCAGGTGAAATAGAAGCAAAAAAGCAAAATCTGCGCAACTAAAGGAATAACCAATCTTGCAAAAGTGACAATATTAAATTTTTCATTAGTTCCTCCTCCAACTCTCCGTACATCTCAGAAGAACTTGTGCAGCAAAATCCAACTCAGACATTACTTGCTTTCCTTAaattggaaaaggaaaaaaagtaaaAGAGTTGGTCATTGGATGAGGTTACAACATGATTTTAGGGAGTTTTTGGccaatattgtcccttatctttgaggataggtctattttggtccctcGAATATAGTcctgagcatatttagtcccttaagtatgctaaagtggagcacctTTAGTCTCACTCATACAATGTGTTCAAAAACTAATGGTGTTACCCAGCtctgattcatgaagcaaatcttcTGCTCTGAAGCAAAACGTTTACTCTtcttttattggataatgaacgATACTTTAAGATACTTACTGCAGGAATATCAATGGTTGTTAGAGCCATCTCCTAAGGCGCAAGGAAGATTTCGCTAATAGAGAACTCGTCAAACACTTTTATGATCAATAGCGATAACCCCTAATATTACAAACTGATAGAAAGAGAAATGGATTATATCGTAAATCATACGATGGGTTATTATACTTCACTGCTGGTACGACAGATTTACAAACATGAGGTTTACCAACTATATTCAATTTTCAGTTTCTCAACACAGGTTTATGCCGAGTTGAATGTTCTTTTGCAATGATTGTATtctcataaattattttaaaatcctCCACATTTCTATCTACGGTGCATCATCATTCCCATGTTCCTATAATATATTTGAAATTAACctacatttttctaatttttccttattAAGGCTCAGGAGAAAATAAGCTCCTTCGTTTTTAAAGTACCGTATGAGCTGTCTAGTACTATATTTTCACCGACTGACCAAAGCAATAATTTCCAAACAGATTGAACCCCTCTAACAAATAACAAACTCAACTTACTCCAGATTATTTCTCATTAATGTACcagtataatttttttattttttttaaaaggtgaGTAAGTTAAATATTAAATAGAGGAATAGTTTAGCAGTAATGTATCAGTATCTTCTAAACAGTCAACGTAGAGCAGAAAAGATCTGAGAAGAGAGTTATAAAATTTGATGAAAGACCATATGTCCACGAGAGAGGGCGATTTTCTAAAGCTATTTCAGGTTAGTGTATCTCAAACGTTCAAGGAAAGTTGATCAATGGAAAATATGTGGGGTTCTCTTCCTTTGGACAGGAAAGGATGGTTAAAATTTTTGGTACTGATTTGTGCTTAGAAATTAAAAATCTTGTAACACGTCATCTCTAAATCCTATGATCTCACTCTACCCTCCTCATTCACCCCATTATATCAAAACTACCAACCCAACAATAGAAACTCCTGAAAGACCAAAAAGAGATGTatggcagcccggtgcactaagctcccgctatgcgcgggatcCGGGAAAAGACCAGACCAAAAAGAGATGTATGAGCTATGTAATTCTAAAACAGATATAACAGATAATTTCCTTGCTCATACTTGAAATTAACGGCTATAAGACAAAGAAACTACTGCTACTTATAGGATTGACTATGCATATTTAGTTATTTACATCCTTTCAAATTTCAGATGTAAAAGCACCTGGTCATCTTTCATTGTCGTCAAACAAAATAGCCTTTCATTATATTTTGTATATACACCCTCAAAATATGAGTAACCAAGGACTTGTATGTTTGACATATTGAAATACTtgcactatatattttttttttggactttTCTACTATCTGCATTTTCCTCCGCCACGTCCCCATCAATAATGATAGTATAACACTCATAGTCGCTTACCTTTCTCGCCACAACTTTAATTGTTGTGCACTCTTCACTCCAATAAAAATCTAATTTCAGCAGATAAAACATATGATCCAGCTAGCAAAGAAGTAGTATAGTTGTGAAAGAGTTAAAGGATGCTTCTAGAAGCATGCAAATTACCTTTCAAAAATCAACCATAACTCGACAAGGCCTAAAGAGAACTTACCATATCTCCAGGAAAAAATGTCATTGTTTAGATAAATAGAATAGAAGTTCAAATATTTAGGACGGGAAAGTACTACCTGTACCTCTGTCGCTTTATCATAGTTAAGACACCAATGTCTAGTGATGGTAATTCTGTCCTTTAAGAATGGTCCACACTCTGTCAAAATATTCAGAGCAGCGTATCTATTAGGTTTCTGGAAATTCATGTATGGTCATGATACGATAAACAATCAGATTTGACCAAACACAAAAAAAACGCCAAGACACTTCCCACATAAGTGGATGAAAGGAACCTATAAAGAAGGGAAGGAAGGAATTATGTGGCTAGCCATTTTAACACTATGTCTGCCGTAGTTGTAGAATACATGCTTCAATCTCGTTTATAAAAACAACACAAgaagagaaacaaatatataaataaataataaaaagatgAATATGAAAGAGGAACCATATTCATGTCTGTTACACCTCCTGAATGTCTGTTACAGAAGTGTGAGTTCAATTCTCATTATCTTGTCTTTCACCTTTATATTTCTCTAGATTGTATTAtgtaataaaagaaaaaggttttaaaaatataaaaaaggaaTAGAAACTATCAAGATTTGCAGTCTAGTGATACCAATTGACAGTGTCTTACCAAATAAATGTAAATTCAATTCTCATAATTCTCTCCTCCGCCCTTCTATTTCCCTGATTTCACagtttaaaaaaggaaaaagaattaaatataaagatagaagaggaCAGAGGTGGGGGATGGGGATGTTATGGATTTCCATTCAACTGGCTGAAAGGCCAGATTTTGAGGTAAAATGAAAAGTGAACAAAAGAATCTTATGCCCATTTTAACTTGATTGATGCTAGGGTCGAAAACAGGATCATATGAGAAGAAGCTTAATGATAAGGAAGCCATGGTATAAGAATCTTATATATACATAGAATTGAAACAGTAAAAACTAATAGTAGAGGTTTACAGATTAACACTTAACACTTGATGTATCTGCTTTGTATTTACTTAAATGTTCTTGCTTTTATCCTTCTTTATCTTCGTTCTATTCTTATGTTTCTGCCATCTTACAACCACTTAATCTTTCCTATACTCTCACCCTCAACTTTAAAGACAGAAAATATAAATACCTACAATCACTATAAGAGTTGAAAGCTATTAATCAATGGCCTACCAACCTTGTATCAGTTCCTTCAGCTAATGAATCTGGTGCAAGAATGGAAGCCTTCTATTGGAAGAATCAACGTTGTTCGCTATGTGCATGACCTTCACTGTTAGGAATACCGTAATAGATAATATATAGGTTTGAATTCAGTTTTATCTTATCAGATATTATAGTTGTGATAGGATAGATACATATCTCTTTGTATCTTATCTCCTAGTCTTGTATAGCTAATACAACTCTAAGCTATAGAATGTATAACTTGTATATAATGAGGGATTCCTCAATGAATGAAAGCAAGCAGCCTTTTATCTCAAGATCAATTCCTTACATTCACTTCTAGCTTCAATCGACTATTAGTGTTCTGTAAAGTTTCTTCTGAAGCCATCAGCCGACGAAGTAGAAAGATGAGAACCATGAATTGTTATCTGTAACAAATAAAACAAATATACCAATGAATGAAACAACATACAACAATCATAAGTGACATCATATACCAATCATATGTGACATTCATATACGAAACTATACCATGTAATCTGCACATGGAAAGTAAATATTCATGAAACACCATTTTCCCGTAAAACATCTAGAATAAGAAAAAGGTAAACAGAAAGATACCAAACAACGTTATAATCCAAGCACATTTTGTAGTTCATAGTATGTCGCTTTTCCAACCAAAGAATGAACTTCTTTAGCTTTGAAGCATCTAAGTTTCGAACTGGAACGAACATCAACTATGTAACTGTAAAAGATTGAGATTTGAAACCGACAAAAGTACAACAATTAAACTCAATACATAACCTTTTGACGATACAGATGATAATAGAAACAAATGAAAAGCTTCATGGAACCAAAGGAGAACTTCAGTTGACATAAGTAGGCACCTCAGTGGTACCCATATTCTTAAAACTTGATTATGTGGAAGAATTGAATGGTGAAGAAAGGCTAAGGGGCTAAAATAGATACAAAGTCGACCTAAAAGAGAGAGCGACATCATGCTCACCTAGAAAGGTTCATGGCTGTCGAAACCACTGGAAATAAGAATAAAAATTATGACATGCATAAACAATTAGAGAGCTTGCTTAAGAGAGCTTAAGAGAGGAACTGAAAAGTAAGAACCGAACAACTGAATAAGAGCGCTTAAGAGAGGGAAcgtaatatattgctttgttatCCGTGAATGTCTCCTTACAAAATGATTggaaccctctttatatagtagaggagttctacatatggtacaattctaaatacaaaAGGAAATCATCTGATTGGCTAATCAACCGATCTTGACTTGATACATGCCGAGATCTCTGCCACAATCTTCGCCCGATCACGGATTCTTCGGCTTTCTGTTATTCGACTTAGTAGGCTTCTTTCGATCTCGCTATATCTCTATCCTTCTCGATCTCGACCTTAGCTGATCTCGATCTCGATCTATCCCTGAATCACGAGCTAGGCAATATTTATTcatgtaacgatccaatataactTGGGATTGAACCTCGGTCTGCCACCCCGGTCTCGATTAACCATACAAAATCAGGCAAGCCCGATTCTGACCGTATACAACTTAATTTGGATGTTCCGAATGtgagattgaatttttttttaggcAATTTAAAATGAATATTtcatttgaatatttatttttataagaaGAACAAAAAGCTCATCCTATAgtctcaaaataaaaaattcaaaatatccaAACGCCCATCGCTAATAGTTTTGGTACTGTGGCCTTAACAAGTCAAACACAAACTCAACcgtataaaatagtaaagaaatgaaaggaatattatttatttaatgaaaaaCACATTAATTTAATGAACAAAATGGATTCGGATAAAAGGATCCGGTCCAATGGGCCCACCACCTCTCTCTCCCCAAAAACGTGGCACTCTCAATCAGAATATAACTCAGCCACCGCAACATAAAAAAGCCCACAGTACTGGTGAAAATACCAAGAGATCAAGCTCTCAAAAAAAGTCTCTAGGGTTTCGCTAGGGTTTGTTTCTGTGCTACTATGGCGTCGGAGAGTGATCAGGGACGTAGGATCAAGGGATCCGTGAAATGGTTCAATGATCAAAAGGGTTTCGGTTTCATTACTCCTGATGACGGCGGTGAAGATTTGTTTGTTCATCAATCTGGTATCAAATCTGAAGGCTTTCGTAGCTTAGCTGAAGGTGAAGTTGTTGAGTTTGAAGTTGAGTCTGGTGATGATGGCCGTACTAAGGCTGATAATGTTACTGGACCGGATGGTGCACCTGTTCAAGGTGGTGGCCATGGCGGAAGCGGTGGAGGCGGCGGCGGGGGTCGATATGGTGGTGGAGGTGGATATGGCGGCGGTGGAGGTGGTAGATATGGTGGAGGTGATGCTGGTTACGGAGGTGGTCGGTATGGAGGTGACGGTGGATACGGCGGCGGTGGTGGTAATAGGTATGGTGGAGGCGGCGGATATGGCAGCGGCGGCGGTGGTGGAAgcgggtgttataagtgtggagaaGAAGGGCATTTTGCGAGGGAATGTACTCAGGGCGGCGGCGGCGGTTATGGTAGTGGAGGCGGCGGATATGGCAGCGGCGGCGGTGGATATGGTGATAGTGGCGGAGGAGGGAGATATGGTGGTAGTGGcggaggaggtggtggtggttGTTTCAAGTGCGGGGAAGAAGGGCATTTTGCACGTGAATGCCCTAACAGCAGTGGTCGTTGAAGCTCTGTAGAACTGAGAGGGTAAATGTGTATATTCACATTTTGCACTCCTTTTTCCTATGCTTTCTAgtactttttttttgttaatgTCATTTTGAAGTGTTAAAAGGGATGAACCATTTAATGTTTTTTTGAATGATCGTATTGCATATGGTCACCTTTTAGTTTCTTGAACTATTATTAGGATATGGTTATGGTTCCCTCTGCTTGATTATTGCCTATTAGGATTAGTGTAGTATTGGTTATGGACTAGTGTTTCAGCTTGAAGCTTTTGGAAATGTGCATTTTCTGTACATGTATATACATACATGTTTGGAAGATTGATCAATTATCAGCTGCTAGCTTTACggttttgtagtattttgctgTTGTTTctgtttttgcctctgtttcctTCCATCTATTTTCTGGCTCAGTAATAATTGTTACTATCTTTCTGGCCCTCTATGTTGATATTGCTTGTTTCTATTGTTTTTTCATCTCTCTTGAGCCGAGTTTccattggaaacagcctctctatcatAAGTTCTACACACTGCCTTCCAAGACTCCACTAGTGGAATCGACTCCGCTAGTGGAATCGactccactagtgggatttcggtgggttgttattgttgtagctTTTATTGCCCTTCCATTTACATTTTACATATGCTGCTTTTATGTTTTTGTTCATAATATATGGTTATGGATGGAAATGAGCTTTTATttattgcttgtgattgtttCTTTTCATCAGGCAGCATGTATTTTGAGATTGGTTCTTTGGACAGTGTTCTTTGGGACCTTGGTTCTTTGTAAATTTATGAGAAACTGCTGGTAATTGACCGGTTCTGTGAATGAGTCTAAATTTGACTACATCAACAGTTGATATGATTGGTTTAGTTTGGTTTAGGTAGAGAGTATCTAGGGGTGCAAGACAACTCTCTAGATGGTTTAGTTTGGTTTAGGTAGAGAGTATCTAGGGGTGCGAGACAACTCTCTAAAGAACTCAACAAAATAGCCCTGTAACTTTGGGAGAAGGGGTGCCTCTTCACCCCGGGGTTGCGGTGACCAGGCCCGGGCAACTCTTTACCTTAAAGACAGGTCTTTGCAAAGTCGTAAGACCATGTATGTGGGCGTCTAATTAAGTGTAATGTGGAATGGTGGTTGTGATTTGCGAACACCCTGTTGCTTTGAAGATTTGTATGCTAGACTGGCAAATTATTTTGTTTTAGTATGGAATGGACTTTGATAAGCGAGTTTGATAATTAAAGATCTCCAGTGATATTGCAATAATAATGCAATAAAACAAGTAACATTTCCTTGTCTGAGAGAATCAACATTCCTCAATGTTTGCTTTCACGTAGAGCAAGTTAAAGAGGAGAAATTCTTTCCATTAGTCGGTTATTTCTTCTTGATTCTACTCTTTCTATTCCTGTCAGCTTGCTTTTTCATCTGGATCTTTTGTCAAGTTCTATAAGGTATGTATCTTTTGTCTTCATCAATCATCTGTATCAacttagaagaaaaaaagaaaaagaaaaaaccagTTACATTGGCTTCATAGAGCCCCACCTAAACCAGGAAACGTATATGCATTTTTGTTTCATAATGCATAATATGATAATAACATTCGACAAATCAAATCATTTATAATCCTGATGGCTGACAAATAAGAACCATGGAACTTGAAAAAAGAAGCTTCTAACAGCTCTCTTCCCCTACTAACATGAAGGGAAAGATAAAGTACTACAAGTCTTGCACAGATGAAATGTTATCTCTGAATCTATGCTAATCAGAGAGTAAACTGTAAAAGCACAACTACAACAATGAACGATATGTTCTGTCGATTAGACAAGGTTAGTGTTTTGCCTATACAGCAAGGCTAATCTTATACACACTCCACTTTACACTGTATTCTTTTCTCATCATCTTCAAACTCACCACCTAAGTTCTGCGTCACTGTTTTCACTAGCAGTGTTAGAGCTGGATGTGGCCTTCCCAGCCGAGTGACTGAGATTTTCTGTTTGCTAGCATTAGCATACTCACTATGTTCTTGGATGGTTTCGCAAGGCAAGATGACTAACTAATAACCTGATAGTATTAGTTTGAGCAAATTGATCTTGACATTTAGGATGATGTGAAGCCAGTTCTGATATAGCCCAAGCCACCATAATTTGAACCTTCATGCTCCCTTCTTTGAGGATTTTCTCAAAcactgaacaaaacaccagctTTTACGATGTGTTCGGCGCTTTCTGGATCACGTTAAAAGAAGGCCAATTGCCCTTGAGGCATTTTCTTGACCCTCCATTGTTCCttctttaccaacttcaataaTGGTCCAACCCCGGCCACTTTCCTCTATGATCAACTTCCCATATCGTTCATTGTCCCGAGCCAACGATACAAGAGATAAAGCAGCTGTACCCGAACGTTCCTTTAAAGACCCTGAGCACAACATACTAATCTGTTTCCATATAAGACACAAAAATGGCTCGTTTGAGGCTATAGGAGGAATCCTAAGATATTCATCAGGCTGTGCTTGTATTCAATGTAAACCATTGGGTAAAATCTCCTACTAATATTCAatgttcctttttctttttttcctggATTCATAATGGAAGCTTTTGGTTGGTTGTTCAATTCACTTCCAACGTGTCAAATATTCAATCAttgcattagggtaggttgtCTACCTCATACCGCTTAGGGTGCGGCTATTCTCCGGACCCTGCGTGGATGCGAGATTTTTCGTGCACTGGAGTGACCCTTTTTACCTTATAGTTTCTTAATATTTGTTGCACAAAACAAGTTTCTGTTTGATGAAAAAAAATGGAGGATGTATTATAAAAAAGAGATTACTTTTTTGAGAAACTGAACTGTTTTAACCAGAGGGACAAAAGAACATCGTAAATTTCTATATTGGGAATGACAGCTAAGAGTGTATTTCTTCTCATATATCATGTTCTTGCATATACTCAATTCCTCAAAACAATCTTACCACAGAAAACGAATTATAATAACAATTGAGTCTCGATTTCAAACAAGTTGGACCACACAAGACCTATATACAGACTAGAAAATAATCCATCTTCGGCAAGTAGGGGTGCACTCCTACTTGCTACTCAAactatatacataaaaataaaatttctgaAACACATACATATATACTATTTAGACCTATAAACATTCGTTCAGATTCAGAACTTCTCTTCAATCCTTGCATTTGTAAGACCAATGCATGCATCCACAAAATCTTCATCTATAAAGTCTGATGAAAATATCTGCAACCGATCACCATAACCTCGAGCAATACATTCCATAACAAACAGCCTCGCATACGGATGAATCCGATCTGTCACAGGTTTCACACACAGGACTGGATTATCAGCCTGTGGTGTGACCGTATTCTCCACTCTGTAAAAGAATTTCCGGGATGTTACAGGTGGCTGCTCACTCAAATGCTTCATGTTACTCTCGAACTTCGTTTCAGGTAAGTCAGTATCTATCCAGTTATCTTTTAGGTAACATGAACTCCATAACGGACTTCCATGTTTTGGCTGAGGTGATTTTCTTGGTTTCCAAACACATATTATCCTCTTTGGCAATAACTCTGCAATAGCCTTGTTGAAAACATTGTCATCTTGGTGGATGAGAAATTCTCCTAGCTGATCCTCTAGGTACTTGTCGAAATCCGGGGGATCATCATGGCCGAATTCAGTACGAAGTTCTAGGATTATTATCTCTGAATGTGTTTCAGACAGAAATTTTTTGACGTCGTTGATAACGACGTCAACATTGTAGGAAAGAAGGATGCCATGGCATATACGACGATCTTCTTGAACACGGATATCAAGGACGCGAGCGCCAATTACTAGTTGTTCATAAATGGACAGAGATTGGCATTGAGCAAAAGGGCGAGAAATGAATGGGATGCCTATATTGTTAGTTGCTGAATCATGTGTACGTGCAGAGGCGGATGGAATTCTTAATTAATTGGTTTAATTGAATTCAGTATTTTCGACACATAGCAGACATATATATGTAGAAGGGGCAGCCCGATGCACGAAGCATCCCAATTCACGCAGGATCGGAGAAGGGCCACACCCAAGGGATAATGCAGGTAGTCTACCCTGATGCATGCATCAGTGGCTGATTCCAtggctcgaacccatgacctatAAGTCACACGGAGACATGCgtaaaaaatcatcaaaatttcaataaatattttcaaaagtgcAACGAATTCATACTAAGAACCTCAAggttaaactaattaaatttaaattctgaattcgCCTTTAGGTATCTGGCCAAACAATCTTGTTGACATGGAGTTTCTCAGGGATAAGTGCTGACATCCAATTTTTTCTGTCTTGTACATGATAATCACAACCAGGAAAGTTGCATCCATTTTTCTCCTTGAGATCATACAAGATTTTCTTCTGAGTATGAATAGATTTTCGTCTTTCCACCTGTTTACTCACCTCAGCACCCATTTTCAGAATaaaccaagaagaagaagaaacga from Nicotiana tabacum cultivar K326 chromosome 24, ASM71507v2, whole genome shotgun sequence includes:
- the LOC107815664 gene encoding uncharacterized protein LOC107815664: MHISTDLFECLIVSSSSWFILKMGAEVSKQVERRKSIHTQKKILYDLKEKNGCNFPGCDYHVQDRKNWIIPSASARTHDSATNNIGIPFISRPFAQCQSLSIYEQLVIGARVLDIRVQEDRRICHGILLSYNVDVVINDVKKFLSETHSEIIILELRTEFGHDDPPDFDKYLEDQLGEFLIHQDDNVFNKAIAELLPKRIICVWKPRKSPQPKHGSPLWSSCYLKDNWIDTDLPETKFESNMKHLSEQPPVTSRKFFYRVENTVTPQADNPVLCVKPVTDRIHPYARLFVMECIARGYGDRLQIFSSDFIDEDFVDACIGLTNARIEEKF
- the LOC107810166 gene encoding cold shock protein 2, with protein sequence MASESDQGRRIKGSVKWFNDQKGFGFITPDDGGEDLFVHQSGIKSEGFRSLAEGEVVEFEVESGDDGRTKADNVTGPDGAPVQGGGHGGSGGGGGGGRYGGGGGYGGGGGGRYGGGDAGYGGGRYGGDGGYGGGGGNRYGGGGGYGSGGGGGSGCYKCGEEGHFARECTQGGGGGYGSGGGGYGSGGGGYGDSGGGGRYGGSGGGGGGGCFKCGEEGHFARECPNSSGR